From a region of the Pongo pygmaeus isolate AG05252 chromosome 5, NHGRI_mPonPyg2-v2.0_pri, whole genome shotgun sequence genome:
- the LOC129039579 gene encoding ret finger protein-like 4B: MAHYLQAELSCPVCLNFFSCPVSLSCGHVFCFDCIQNWMLENHFRATCPLCRDVVKAPPLEEWQVRAIVLITKHQDNRLEQRLHVRKELRHFREDVTLDAATASSVLVFSSDLRSAQCGKIHHDLTKDPRLTCVLGTPRFSSGQHYWEVEVGEVKSWSLGVCKESADRKSSDLSPEHGFWIISMKAGAIHANTDLERIPASPGLRRVGIFLDVDFEEIQFFDVDNNVLIYTHDGFSSLEPLRPFFCLELLGEGESGNVLTICP, encoded by the coding sequence ATGGCCCATTACCTGCAAGCAGAGTTGTCCTGTCCGGTTTGCCTGAATTTTTTCTCCTGTCCTGTTTCTCTCTCATGTGGACACGTTTTCTGCTTTGATTGCATCCAGAATTGGATGCTGGAAAACCATTTTAGAGCGACGTGCCCCTTGTGTCGAGACGTGGTGAAGGCACCTCCTTTGGAAGAATGGCAAGTGAGAGCCATAGTACTTATCACCAAGCACCAGGATAACCGACTTGAGCAACGTCTGCACGTGAGGAAGGAGCTCCGGCATTTTCGGGAGGATGTGACCCTGGATGCAGCCACTGCCAGCTCCGTCCTTGTCTTCTCCAGTGATCTAAGAAGCGCTCAGTGTGGGAAGATCCACCACGACCTGACAAAAGATCCCAGGCTGACCTGTGTCCTGGGTACTCCCCGCTTCTCCTCCGGCCAACATtactgggaggttgaagtgggagagGTGAAGTCATGGTCCCTGGGCGTCTGCAAGGAGTCGGCTGACAGAAAGAGCAGTGATTTATCCCCTGAGCATGGCTTCTGGATCATTAGCATGAAGGCAGGAGCAATCCATGCTAACACCGATCTGGAGAGAATTCCTGCAAGCCCTGGCCTTCGCCGTGTGGGAATTTTCCTGGATGTTGACTTTGAAGAAATCCAGTTTTTTGATGTTGACAATAATGTCCTCATCTATACACACGATGGTTTCTCCTCTTTGGAGCCTTTGCGTCCATTCTTCTGTCTGGAGCTCTTGGGAGAAGGGGAGAGTGGCAATGTCCTGACCATCTGCCCATGA